In Sphingomonas sp. LR60, the following are encoded in one genomic region:
- a CDS encoding TrmH family RNA methyltransferase — protein sequence MSFYVYILRCADGSYYTGHTDDLERRIAQHQSGAIPGYTHDRRPVDLMWVQDFPTRIEALERERQVKDWSRAKKEALFAGDWQAITAAARSRLRVSAALDAGSNRTEEGEGAPTSDAVSISPQDERIEGEGEGVLATASDAVSVSSQDGMIEGESDSTLATAADGDSTSPHDERSADRPSALPPVIVLVRPQLGENIGKAARAMLNFGLVELRLVAPRDGWPNPQAAPAASGADIVLERAAVFETVADAVADCTYVYATTVRKRGVTKPVVTPSAAAQAIHAAPGRSAILFGPERAGLETDDVAVARTIITVPINPEFGSLNLAQAVILVAYEWSKGQALASPPSVDAEPPAPQVELNGMIAQLDLLLDEGGYYFPPDRTPTTRRMLRTLLTKPGWSSQEVRTVRGILSSLVPKRPRGG from the coding sequence ATGAGCTTCTACGTTTACATCCTGCGCTGCGCCGATGGCAGTTATTACACTGGCCACACCGACGATCTCGAACGCAGGATCGCCCAGCATCAATCGGGAGCGATCCCAGGCTACACGCATGACCGTCGACCGGTGGATCTGATGTGGGTGCAGGACTTTCCAACGCGGATCGAGGCGCTAGAGCGTGAGCGGCAGGTGAAGGACTGGTCGCGCGCCAAGAAGGAGGCGCTGTTCGCAGGAGATTGGCAGGCGATAACTGCGGCGGCGCGTTCTCGACTGCGCGTCTCGGCTGCGCTCGACGCTGGCTCGAACCGAACGGAGGAAGGTGAGGGCGCGCCGACGTCTGACGCTGTTTCAATCTCTCCTCAGGACGAACGGATTGAGGGTGAGGGCGAGGGGGTTCTAGCTACGGCGTCTGACGCTGTTTCAGTCTCTTCTCAGGACGGAATGATCGAGGGCGAGAGTGATAGCACTCTAGCCACGGCGGCTGACGGCGATTCGACATCTCCTCACGACGAGCGTAGCGCGGATAGGCCCTCTGCCCTGCCCCCGGTCATCGTCCTCGTCCGCCCGCAATTGGGCGAGAATATCGGCAAGGCGGCGCGGGCGATGCTCAATTTCGGGCTAGTCGAGCTGCGGCTGGTCGCGCCTCGCGATGGCTGGCCCAATCCGCAGGCCGCCCCGGCGGCGTCGGGGGCGGATATCGTGCTGGAGCGCGCGGCGGTGTTCGAAACGGTCGCCGATGCGGTTGCCGATTGCACCTATGTCTATGCGACGACCGTGCGCAAGCGCGGCGTGACCAAGCCGGTTGTCACTCCGTCAGCGGCGGCGCAGGCGATCCACGCGGCGCCAGGGCGCTCGGCGATCCTGTTCGGGCCCGAGCGCGCCGGTCTGGAAACCGACGATGTCGCGGTGGCGCGGACGATCATCACCGTCCCGATCAACCCCGAGTTCGGCAGCCTCAACCTGGCGCAGGCGGTGATCCTCGTCGCGTATGAATGGTCGAAGGGGCAGGCGCTGGCGAGCCCACCGAGCGTCGATGCCGAGCCACCGGCGCCGCAGGTCGAACTGAACGGAATGATCGCGCAGCTCGACCTGCTGCTCGACGAGGGCGGCTATTATTTCCCGCCCGATCGCACGCCCACGACGCGGCGGATGCTGCGCACCTTGCTGACCAAGCCCGGCTGGTCGAGTCAAGAAGTGCGAACGGTGCGCGGCATCCTGTCGTCGCTGGTCCCGAAACGGCCACGCGGCGGCTGA
- a CDS encoding dicarboxylate/amino acid:cation symporter encodes MHSTIIPPEAEGPRRLHHHLYVQVLVAIVVGAIVGHFYPDMGAALKPLGDGFIKLVKMVIAPVIFLTLVSGIAGLSELRAVGRVAGKAFGYFLFFSTLALIVGLIVANVVRPGAGMNINPATLDTGAVADYAAKAHDTTLTGFLLNIIPDTLVSALTQGNILQVLLVAILFGVAISLVGKPAAPILDMIERLNIVVFRVVAILMRVAPLGAFGAIAFTVGKYGVGSLVNLGGLVATFYLTSALFVFGILGIVARLHGFSILRLIGYLKGELLLVLGTSSSEPALPGLLTKLEAAGCDRGVVGLVVPTGYSFNLDGTNIYMTLAALFIAQACNVDLTIGQQLLLLGVAMLSSKGAAGVTGAGFITLAATLSIVPTVPVAGMALILGVDRFMSECRSLTNFVGNAVAAIVVARWEGKLDRPALDAALAGRPIALTAAPELID; translated from the coding sequence ATGCACAGCACCATCATTCCGCCTGAAGCCGAAGGCCCGCGCCGCCTTCACCACCATCTTTACGTCCAGGTGCTGGTCGCGATCGTCGTCGGCGCGATCGTCGGGCATTTCTATCCCGACATGGGCGCGGCACTGAAGCCGCTCGGCGATGGCTTCATCAAATTGGTCAAGATGGTGATCGCGCCGGTCATCTTCCTGACGCTGGTCAGTGGGATCGCCGGACTGAGCGAGCTGCGCGCGGTCGGTCGCGTCGCCGGCAAGGCGTTCGGATACTTCCTCTTCTTCTCGACGCTCGCGCTGATCGTCGGGTTGATCGTCGCCAATGTCGTTCGACCCGGCGCGGGGATGAACATCAATCCCGCGACGCTCGATACCGGCGCGGTCGCCGATTACGCCGCCAAGGCGCACGACACGACGCTCACCGGCTTCCTGCTCAACATCATCCCCGACACGCTCGTCTCCGCACTCACGCAGGGCAACATCCTGCAGGTGCTGCTGGTCGCGATCCTGTTCGGTGTCGCGATCAGCCTGGTCGGCAAGCCCGCCGCGCCGATCCTCGACATGATCGAGCGGCTCAACATCGTCGTGTTCCGCGTCGTCGCGATCCTGATGCGCGTCGCCCCGCTCGGCGCATTCGGCGCGATCGCCTTTACCGTCGGCAAGTACGGCGTCGGCAGCCTCGTCAACCTCGGCGGACTGGTCGCGACCTTCTATCTGACCTCGGCGCTGTTCGTCTTCGGGATCCTCGGCATCGTCGCGCGGCTGCACGGCTTCTCGATCCTGCGGCTGATCGGGTATCTGAAGGGCGAGCTGCTGCTGGTGCTCGGCACCTCCTCGTCGGAGCCGGCGCTGCCCGGATTGCTGACCAAGCTCGAGGCCGCCGGGTGCGACCGCGGCGTGGTCGGGCTGGTCGTTCCGACCGGCTATTCGTTCAACCTCGACGGCACCAACATCTACATGACGCTCGCGGCGCTGTTCATCGCGCAGGCGTGCAACGTCGACCTGACGATCGGCCAGCAATTGCTGCTGCTCGGCGTCGCGATGCTCTCGTCAAAGGGCGCGGCGGGCGTTACCGGGGCGGGGTTCATCACGCTGGCGGCGACGCTGTCGATCGTCCCGACCGTGCCCGTCGCGGGCATGGCGCTGATCCTCGGCGTCGATCGCTTCATGAGCGAATGTCGCAGCCTGACCAACTTCGTCGGCAATGCGGTCGCCGCGATCGTGGTTGCACGCTGGGAAGGCAAGCTCGACCGGCCGGCGCTCGACGCCGCACTCGCCGGACGTCCGATTGCCCTTACGGCGGCGCCGGAATTGATCGACTAA
- a CDS encoding GDSL-type esterase/lipase family protein translates to MTRTSGSIGGAVTAAALARVGAPVPAVETASATALLSWAAARGRVRTGSADVARIAFVGDSKTVGAGAGSGTNFTAGAFARSRPARVAALLAAGGLPVRADTFFGCAGMTSIADLLAYDPRRSGFSSWSGGVNSLGGATMSTGNTNPAQFQSAGVVDRCSVFIRNDSDRPAFTVIKGSESVTLTPSGSTGGFARLEVSFATRDTAPIVIVRSGTTGNLQLAGLVAWDSSRPGIEIANFGVFGTVTGFYTDMTLGYSPGTALASYAPHLTIINFGTNDCAQAVPMATWLANIRTIVQQVRSIGSVILTWPAVGGSTPAGGADATRSLWRAALRAFAFDNGCLFIDDEALLGGRAAALSSGAFADSLHETSWAYDVEAAAIARAIL, encoded by the coding sequence ATGACGCGGACTTCGGGATCAATCGGCGGCGCGGTGACCGCTGCCGCTCTCGCGCGCGTCGGCGCACCCGTACCGGCGGTGGAGACCGCCTCGGCCACCGCGCTGCTAAGCTGGGCGGCGGCGCGTGGGCGCGTGCGCACCGGATCGGCCGACGTCGCGCGTATCGCCTTCGTCGGCGACAGCAAGACGGTCGGCGCCGGCGCGGGAAGCGGCACCAACTTCACCGCCGGTGCCTTCGCGCGCTCGCGCCCGGCGCGGGTCGCGGCGTTGCTGGCGGCGGGTGGCTTGCCGGTGCGCGCCGACACGTTCTTCGGCTGCGCAGGGATGACCAGTATCGCCGATCTGCTCGCCTACGATCCGCGCCGCAGTGGCTTTTCGAGCTGGAGTGGCGGCGTCAATTCGCTGGGCGGCGCGACGATGAGCACCGGCAACACCAACCCGGCGCAGTTCCAGTCCGCTGGCGTCGTCGATCGCTGCTCGGTCTTCATCCGTAACGACAGCGACCGCCCGGCGTTCACGGTTATCAAGGGCAGCGAGAGCGTCACGCTGACCCCTTCGGGATCGACCGGCGGCTTCGCGAGACTGGAGGTGAGCTTCGCGACCCGCGATACCGCGCCGATCGTGATCGTGCGCAGCGGCACCACCGGCAATCTGCAGCTCGCCGGCCTGGTGGCATGGGACAGTTCGCGGCCGGGCATCGAGATCGCCAATTTCGGCGTCTTCGGCACGGTGACGGGCTTCTACACGGACATGACCCTCGGCTATTCGCCGGGTACGGCGCTGGCGAGCTATGCGCCCCACCTGACGATCATCAATTTCGGTACGAACGACTGCGCGCAGGCCGTGCCGATGGCGACGTGGCTCGCGAACATTCGCACGATCGTCCAGCAGGTGCGCTCGATCGGCAGCGTCATCCTAACGTGGCCGGCGGTCGGCGGAAGCACCCCGGCCGGAGGCGCCGACGCGACACGCAGCCTGTGGCGTGCGGCCTTGCGCGCGTTCGCGTTCGACAACGGCTGCCTGTTCATCGACGACGAGGCGCTGCTCGGCGGCCGCGCCGCCGCGCTGTCGAGCGGTGCCTTCGCCGACAGTCTCCATGAAACATCATGGGCCTATGACGTGGAGGCAGCGGCGATCGCGCGGGCGATCCTCTAG
- a CDS encoding spike base protein, RCAP_Rcc01079 family — protein sequence MPDKFQNNADSASAPSSAPYAIQPDDTAPLPSVPRGIYVGTGGTIVLRGVEGTEDVTYRNLPDASYVAVRALYVRATGTTATNLIAEA from the coding sequence ATGCCCGACAAGTTCCAGAACAACGCCGACAGCGCCAGCGCCCCCTCAAGCGCACCCTACGCCATCCAACCCGATGACACCGCCCCGCTTCCCAGCGTCCCGCGCGGCATCTATGTCGGCACCGGCGGCACGATCGTGCTTCGCGGTGTCGAGGGGACTGAAGATGTCACCTACCGCAACCTCCCCGACGCCAGCTATGTCGCGGTGCGCGCTTTATATGTCCGCGCGACCGGCACCACGGCCACCAATCTGATCGCGGAGGCCTGA
- a CDS encoding HAD-IIB family hydrolase produces the protein MKKLVAFDLDGTLALSKQPLKDDMGETLADLLTVADVAVISGGDWPQFEKQVASRLPERADRSRLWLMPTTGTKLYVHKDGAWQTVYAELFDDAEKQKIITAFGESLEATGFVPEQTWGERIEDRGSQITFSALGQEAPIEAKEHWDPDFAKRKVIQADLRQRLPGLAINMGGATSIDITREGVDKGYGLRKLAKESGFELSEMLFIGDAIFPGGNDYPAHEAGVDCVRVRDPQETISVVTAIVACQK, from the coding sequence ATGAAGAAGCTCGTCGCCTTCGACCTCGACGGCACGCTCGCGCTCAGCAAGCAACCGCTGAAGGACGATATGGGCGAGACGCTGGCCGATCTGCTGACGGTCGCCGATGTCGCGGTGATCTCGGGCGGCGACTGGCCGCAGTTCGAGAAGCAGGTCGCCAGCCGCCTGCCCGAACGCGCCGATCGTTCGCGGCTGTGGCTGATGCCGACCACCGGCACCAAGCTGTACGTCCACAAGGATGGCGCGTGGCAGACGGTCTATGCCGAGCTGTTCGACGACGCCGAGAAGCAGAAGATCATCACCGCCTTCGGTGAATCGCTCGAGGCGACCGGCTTCGTCCCCGAACAGACTTGGGGTGAGCGGATCGAGGATCGCGGCAGCCAGATCACCTTCTCCGCGCTCGGTCAGGAAGCACCGATCGAGGCCAAGGAACATTGGGATCCCGATTTCGCCAAGCGCAAGGTGATCCAGGCCGATCTGCGCCAGCGGCTGCCGGGGCTCGCGATCAACATGGGCGGCGCGACCTCGATCGACATTACTCGTGAAGGCGTCGACAAGGGTTATGGCCTGCGCAAGCTCGCCAAGGAGAGCGGGTTCGAGTTGTCCGAGATGCTCTTCATCGGCGACGCGATCTTCCCGGGCGGCAACGACTATCCCGCGCACGAGGCCGGGGTCGATTGCGTGCGGGTCCGCGATCCGCAGGAAACCATCAGCGTCGTCACCGCGATCGTCGCCTGCCAGAAGTAA
- a CDS encoding HAD family hydrolase gives MAIRLLVSDLDGTLVDKDKNLTAATIAAVDRLRAAGVGFTVISARPMSGIRPLLKPLGLDGDVAAFNGGIVFRRDGTIVSHVTIPPEIARGVMDMADGVDTWVFAEDQWYASNGDGPHTQSERRSSAQEPLVVASFDDLLDHADKITFVSDEEQALHALYERVHARYGTDATVAQSQTYYLDVTALTANKGDGIAALAKALDVDLADTAAIGDQANDLPMLARAGLSIAMGNAPDAVKAKAHATTRANDEDGVAHAIDTLILRTGDTE, from the coding sequence ATGGCGATCCGCCTGCTCGTGTCGGATCTCGACGGCACATTGGTCGACAAGGACAAGAACCTCACCGCCGCCACGATCGCCGCCGTCGACCGGCTGCGTGCGGCGGGGGTCGGCTTCACGGTGATCAGCGCACGCCCGATGTCGGGGATCCGTCCGCTGCTCAAACCGCTTGGGCTGGACGGCGACGTCGCGGCGTTCAACGGCGGGATCGTGTTCCGTCGCGACGGCACGATCGTCAGCCATGTCACCATTCCTCCGGAAATTGCACGCGGTGTCATGGACATGGCCGATGGCGTCGACACCTGGGTCTTCGCCGAGGACCAATGGTATGCCAGCAACGGCGACGGTCCGCATACGCAAAGCGAGCGGCGCAGCAGCGCGCAGGAGCCCTTGGTCGTCGCGTCATTCGACGATTTGCTCGATCATGCCGACAAGATCACCTTCGTCAGCGACGAGGAGCAAGCCCTCCACGCGCTCTACGAACGCGTCCATGCTCGCTACGGCACCGACGCGACCGTCGCGCAGTCGCAGACCTATTACCTCGACGTCACGGCGCTTACCGCGAACAAGGGCGACGGCATCGCCGCGCTCGCCAAGGCGCTGGACGTCGATCTCGCCGACACCGCGGCGATCGGCGATCAGGCCAACGACCTGCCGATGCTGGCGCGCGCCGGCCTGTCGATCGCGATGGGCAACGCGCCCGACGCGGTGAAGGCGAAGGCGCACGCCACCACTCGCGCGAACGATGAAGATGGCGTAGCGCACGCCATCGACACACTTATTCTGCGCACCGGAGATACCGAATGA
- the gnd gene encoding phosphogluconate dehydrogenase (NAD(+)-dependent, decarboxylating), with translation MRLVMIGLGRMGGNMARRLMKAGHEVVAFDRDAQAVEKLVEHGAIAATSVDDARAKAGSPAIWWVMLPHGEITDGMVDQIAAGGSAGDVVIDGGNSFYKDDIRRAKALAEKGIHYVDVGTSGGVWGLERGYCMMIGGPKDVVQDLDPIFAALAPGMGTIPRTVGRKDGTDPRAENGYIHAGPAGAGHFVKMVHNGIEYGLMQAYAEGFDILKGKASEKLPEDQRYDIDLADVAEVWRRGSVISSWLLDLTADALTADGKLEKFSGNVADSGEGQWTIEAAMEEAVPANVLTTALFARYRSRVEHTFGEKVLSAMRFGFGGHVEMPQ, from the coding sequence ATGCGACTGGTGATGATCGGCCTCGGCCGGATGGGCGGCAACATGGCACGCCGCCTGATGAAGGCTGGACACGAGGTTGTCGCCTTCGATCGCGATGCCCAAGCTGTTGAAAAGCTTGTCGAACATGGTGCGATTGCGGCGACTTCGGTCGACGATGCGCGTGCCAAGGCGGGCAGTCCGGCGATCTGGTGGGTGATGCTCCCGCACGGCGAAATCACCGACGGCATGGTCGACCAGATCGCCGCCGGCGGCAGCGCGGGCGACGTGGTGATCGATGGCGGTAACAGCTTCTACAAGGACGATATTCGTCGGGCGAAGGCGCTCGCCGAAAAGGGCATCCACTATGTCGATGTCGGCACGTCGGGCGGCGTCTGGGGGCTGGAACGAGGCTATTGCATGATGATCGGCGGACCGAAGGACGTCGTCCAAGATCTTGACCCAATTTTCGCTGCCCTCGCCCCCGGAATGGGTACCATTCCTCGCACCGTCGGCCGAAAGGACGGCACCGACCCGCGCGCCGAGAACGGCTACATCCACGCCGGCCCGGCCGGTGCGGGCCATTTCGTGAAGATGGTCCACAACGGCATCGAGTACGGGCTGATGCAGGCCTATGCCGAGGGCTTCGACATTCTGAAGGGCAAGGCGTCGGAAAAACTGCCCGAGGATCAACGCTATGACATCGACCTCGCCGACGTCGCCGAAGTGTGGCGGCGCGGCAGCGTGATCTCGTCGTGGCTGCTCGACCTGACCGCCGACGCGCTCACCGCCGATGGCAAGCTGGAGAAGTTCAGCGGCAACGTCGCCGATTCGGGCGAGGGCCAATGGACGATCGAGGCTGCGATGGAGGAGGCGGTGCCTGCCAACGTCCTGACCACCGCGCTGTTCGCACGCTATCGCAGCCGCGTCGAACATACCTTTGGCGAAAAGGTCTTGTCGGCGATGCGCTTCGGCTTCGGCGGCCATGTCGAGATGCCGCAATAA
- the wecB gene encoding non-hydrolyzing UDP-N-acetylglucosamine 2-epimerase, whose amino-acid sequence MLIVFGTRPEAIKMAPVIEGLRKYPRLHTRVLVTGQHRELLDQALGTFGIIADVKLSLMNVGATLDAALAAMLAAIGTALERERPARVVVHGDTLTTLATTLAAYLRGIPVAHVEAGLRSGDLSAPWPEEGSRRVAGALADLHFAPTEAAVAALRAENVPAAAIHLTGNTAADALRIVRKRIAAEPTVADAVAPVLARFAGRRIVTVTVHRRESHGKALAEIAEALTQLAGREDVGVVVPLHPNPEVAGPLAARFSGCERIALVPALAYPAFVRLMAASTLVLTNSGGIWRCRGVLLRKKAGGSVRADD is encoded by the coding sequence TTGCTCATCGTCTTCGGGACACGTCCGGAAGCGATCAAGATGGCGCCGGTGATCGAAGGGCTGCGAAAATACCCCCGTCTCCACACGCGGGTGCTGGTGACGGGACAGCATCGCGAGCTGCTCGATCAGGCGCTGGGCACATTCGGGATCATCGCCGACGTAAAGCTGTCGCTGATGAACGTGGGAGCGACGCTCGACGCGGCGTTGGCGGCGATGCTGGCCGCGATCGGCACCGCGTTGGAGCGTGAGCGACCCGCGCGGGTGGTGGTGCACGGCGATACGCTGACGACGCTCGCCACCACGCTGGCGGCGTACCTGCGCGGGATCCCGGTCGCGCATGTCGAGGCGGGGCTGCGGAGCGGCGACCTGTCCGCGCCATGGCCGGAGGAGGGCAGCCGGCGCGTCGCGGGCGCGCTCGCCGACCTCCACTTCGCGCCGACCGAAGCGGCGGTGGCGGCGTTGCGGGCGGAGAACGTGCCGGCGGCGGCGATCCACCTGACCGGCAACACGGCCGCCGATGCGCTGCGGATCGTGCGCAAGCGGATCGCCGCCGAGCCGACGGTGGCGGACGCGGTCGCGCCGGTGCTGGCGCGGTTTGCGGGACGGCGGATCGTGACCGTCACGGTGCATCGACGCGAGAGCCACGGCAAGGCGCTGGCGGAAATCGCCGAGGCGCTGACGCAATTGGCCGGACGCGAGGATGTCGGCGTCGTCGTGCCGCTTCACCCCAATCCGGAGGTGGCGGGGCCGTTGGCGGCGCGGTTCTCGGGTTGTGAGCGGATCGCGCTGGTGCCGGCGCTCGCTTATCCGGCGTTCGTGCGGTTGATGGCGGCGAGCACGCTGGTCCTCACCAATTCGGGCGGGATTTGGCGATGCCGGGGCGTCCTTCTGCGGAAGAAGGCGGGCGGGTCGGTGCGCGCTGATGATTGA
- a CDS encoding sulfite exporter TauE/SafE family protein: MDLLSTLAGFLVGTIVGLTGVGGGSLMSPLLILLFGVAPTTAVGTDLWFAAITKIVGGTMHHRQNNADWAIVKRLCWGSLPAVALTLWWLSSHGHKAESNGLIVRVLGVTLVISALLTPFRAKLARRFARAEGARTEAMLRWQPLLTAAAGALLGTLITLTSVGAGALGATLLLMLYPFRLNAKRLVGTDILHAVPVALIGGIGHAVIGNINLPLLGSLLLGSVPGVILGAKLTDRLPERVVTPALAVVLLIVGVRLLM; this comes from the coding sequence TTGGACCTACTGAGCACGCTGGCAGGATTTCTGGTCGGCACGATCGTCGGGCTGACCGGGGTCGGCGGCGGCTCGCTGATGTCGCCGCTGCTGATCCTGCTGTTCGGGGTCGCACCGACGACGGCGGTCGGGACCGATCTATGGTTCGCCGCGATCACCAAGATCGTCGGTGGAACGATGCATCACCGGCAGAACAACGCCGACTGGGCGATCGTCAAACGGCTGTGCTGGGGAAGCCTGCCCGCGGTAGCGCTCACCTTGTGGTGGCTGTCGAGCCATGGCCACAAGGCCGAGAGCAACGGGCTGATCGTACGCGTCCTGGGGGTGACATTGGTCATTTCCGCGCTGCTGACGCCGTTCCGGGCCAAGCTGGCGCGGCGCTTCGCACGCGCGGAGGGCGCGCGGACCGAGGCGATGCTGCGCTGGCAACCGCTGCTGACCGCGGCGGCGGGGGCGTTGCTGGGGACGCTCATCACGTTGACCTCGGTGGGCGCGGGCGCGCTGGGGGCAACGTTGCTGCTGATGCTCTACCCGTTCCGGTTGAACGCCAAGCGGCTGGTGGGGACGGATATCCTTCATGCGGTGCCGGTCGCGCTGATCGGCGGAATCGGTCATGCGGTGATCGGGAACATCAATCTGCCGCTGTTGGGGTCGCTGCTGCTCGGGTCGGTGCCGGGGGTGATCCTCGGCGCGAAGCTGACCGATCGCTTGCCGGAGCGGGTGGTGACGCCGGCGCTGGCGGTGGTGTTGCTGATCGTCGGGGTGCGGTTGTTGATGTAG
- a CDS encoding 3'(2'),5'-bisphosphate nucleotidase CysQ yields MAEPATPSRAPDPGLVEAVTAVARDAGQMALARWRTDFARWEKSEGSPVCEVDLDVDRMLRARLGALLPDAGWLSEETADNADRLACRRVWVVDPIDGTRDYIRGRTGWCVSIALVEDGRPVIGVLDAPAREEVWCATAPGHATRNGARVTAGGRDTLPGARVPVDALPKVDRDLTAVEKPNSIALRVAMVAADHADLVATLRWGNEWDIAAAVLVASAAGASVSDAIGAPLVFNKPDPRAYGVLVSTAGIHDAAILRLADRVKAALG; encoded by the coding sequence GTGGCTGAGCCGGCCACCCCATCGCGCGCGCCCGATCCCGGCCTGGTCGAGGCGGTCACCGCGGTCGCGCGCGACGCCGGGCAGATGGCGCTCGCGCGTTGGCGCACCGACTTCGCCCGCTGGGAAAAATCGGAAGGCAGCCCGGTCTGCGAGGTCGATCTCGACGTCGACCGGATGCTCCGCGCGCGGCTTGGCGCCTTGCTCCCCGATGCCGGCTGGCTGTCGGAGGAAACCGCCGACAATGCCGACCGGCTCGCGTGCCGCCGCGTCTGGGTGGTCGATCCGATCGACGGCACGCGCGACTATATCCGCGGGCGCACCGGCTGGTGCGTGTCGATCGCCCTGGTCGAGGACGGCCGCCCGGTGATCGGCGTGCTCGACGCACCGGCGCGCGAGGAAGTGTGGTGCGCCACCGCGCCCGGCCACGCGACTCGCAACGGCGCGCGCGTCACTGCCGGCGGACGCGATACCCTGCCCGGCGCGCGCGTCCCCGTCGATGCGCTCCCCAAGGTCGACCGCGACCTGACCGCGGTCGAGAAGCCCAATTCGATCGCCTTGCGCGTCGCGATGGTCGCCGCCGACCACGCCGATCTGGTCGCCACGCTACGCTGGGGCAACGAATGGGACATTGCCGCCGCGGTGCTGGTGGCAAGCGCCGCGGGCGCGTCGGTCAGCGACGCGATCGGCGCGCCCTTGGTCTTCAACAAGCCCGATCCGCGCGCGTACGGCGTGCTCGTCAGCACCGCCGGCATCCACGACGCCGCCATCCTCCGCCTCGCCGACCGCGTGAAGGCGGCGCTGGGTTAA
- a CDS encoding TldD/PmbA family protein → MLTPSQAQDRAHDIVLRATAAGADAADAVFAASASTEVSVRLGKLEDVGRSEGEDLGLRVFVGQRSASVSTSDLSTAAMDALVERAVAMAREAPEDRWAGLAPQERLLHGAPPALDLADRHASTPEQLRTAAQRAEEAARAVEGVTNSEGGGASASESVWALATSHGFAGSYATTGFSVSASVIAGEGSAMQRDYAFHAARHLAHVDTPEAIGQLAGERAVARLDPGVARSGTMPIVFDPRVGASLLGHLSGAITGGAITRRTSFLLDSLGTEVFAPGVTIRDDPHRPHGLRSRPFDGEGLPVSPLAIIENGILESWLLDSASARQLGLEPTGHAARGIAGAPGVSTSNLYMEAGKVPVATLIEDIEDGIYVTELIGQGVNPVTGDYSRGAAGFAIRGGEIVAPVAGFTIAGNLLAMYRALTPANDLVFRQGVNVPTLRIDGMTVAGG, encoded by the coding sequence ATGCTCACCCCTTCCCAAGCGCAGGACCGCGCCCACGACATCGTCCTCCGCGCCACCGCCGCCGGAGCCGACGCGGCCGACGCGGTCTTCGCCGCCAGCGCCTCGACCGAGGTGTCGGTACGGCTCGGCAAGCTCGAGGATGTCGGTCGGTCGGAGGGCGAGGATCTCGGCCTGCGCGTCTTCGTCGGGCAGCGTTCGGCCAGCGTTTCGACCTCCGACCTGTCCACCGCCGCGATGGACGCACTGGTCGAACGCGCGGTGGCGATGGCGCGCGAAGCCCCCGAGGACCGCTGGGCCGGGCTCGCCCCCCAGGAGCGATTGCTCCACGGCGCGCCGCCCGCGCTCGACCTCGCCGATCGCCACGCCAGCACCCCCGAGCAACTCCGCACCGCCGCGCAGCGCGCGGAAGAAGCCGCGCGCGCGGTAGAAGGCGTCACCAACAGCGAGGGCGGCGGCGCCTCGGCCTCGGAGAGCGTCTGGGCGCTCGCCACCAGCCACGGCTTCGCGGGCAGCTATGCCACCACGGGCTTCAGCGTCTCGGCCAGCGTGATCGCGGGCGAGGGCAGCGCGATGCAGCGCGACTATGCCTTCCACGCCGCGCGCCACCTTGCGCACGTCGACACGCCCGAGGCGATCGGCCAACTCGCGGGCGAGCGGGCGGTCGCGCGGCTCGATCCGGGCGTGGCGCGCAGCGGCACGATGCCGATCGTCTTCGATCCGCGCGTCGGCGCCAGCCTGCTCGGGCATCTGAGCGGCGCGATCACCGGCGGCGCCATCACCCGCCGCACCAGCTTCCTGCTCGACTCGCTCGGCACCGAAGTCTTCGCGCCGGGCGTCACGATCCGCGACGATCCGCACCGCCCGCACGGCCTGCGCTCGCGCCCATTCGACGGCGAGGGGCTGCCCGTGTCGCCGCTCGCGATCATCGAGAACGGCATCCTCGAAAGCTGGCTGCTCGACAGCGCCTCGGCCCGGCAGTTGGGATTGGAGCCGACCGGCCATGCCGCGCGCGGGATCGCCGGCGCACCGGGCGTGTCGACCAGCAACCTCTATATGGAGGCCGGCAAGGTGCCGGTCGCGACGCTGATCGAGGATATCGAGGACGGCATCTACGTCACCGAACTGATCGGTCAGGGCGTCAACCCCGTCACCGGCGACTACAGCCGCGGCGCGGCCGGCTTCGCGATCCGCGGTGGCGAGATCGTCGCGCCGGTCGCGGGCTTCACGATCGCGGGCAATCTGCTTGCCATGTACCGCGCGCTCACCCCTGCCAACGACCTCGTCTTCCGGCAGGGGGTCAACGTTCCGACGCTGCGGATCGACGGGATGACAGTCGCCGGTGGCTGA